One genomic region from Argentina anserina chromosome 2, drPotAnse1.1, whole genome shotgun sequence encodes:
- the LOC126784782 gene encoding protein ROH1-like produces the protein MPATEFQGGNLNQFSRSVFSLKRHHLVNPVMDGAAAADLDGFQSHVSDFFQHLSSPSQDLLSLSWLRDLLDGFLFIHHQFKLLLLSTPKSHLSRPAVDRLLSDYFDRSVKGLDVCNAIRDGIEHMRQWHKLLEIVLCALDRDRTLGEGQFRRAKKALIDLAIAMLDDKDGGANSNTTVAHRNRSFGRSSTTTPAKDYRSVGHFRSLSWSVSRSWSAARQLQAIGSNLYAPRPNEIAATNGLATAVFTVNSVLLFVMWALVAAIPCQDRGLQVHFTIPRTFGWAAPLLSLHERIMEESKRRDRRNACALLKEIHEIEKCSRVISELADSVQFPLSEDKEGEVRQRVQELSELCEGLKEGLDPLERQVREVFHGIVRSRTEGMDSLGKSNE, from the coding sequence atgCCAGCGACGGAATTCCAAGGAGGCAACCTGAACCAATTCAGCCGCTCCGTCTTCAGCCTCAAGCGCCACCACCTCGTCAACCCAGTCATGGAcggcgccgccgccgccgaccTCGACGGCTTCCAATCCCACGTCTCCGACTTCTTCCAACACCTCTCCTCCCCATCGCAAGACCTCCTCTCCCTGTCCTGGCTCCGCGACCTCCTCGACGGCTTCCTCTTCATCCACCACCAGTTCaagctcctcctcctctccacCCCCAAGTCCCACCTCTCCAGGCCCGCCGTCGACCGCCTCCTCTCCGACTACTTCGACCGCAGCGTCAAGGGCCTCGACGTCTGCAATGCCATCCGCGACGGGATTGAGCACATGCGCCAGTGGCACAAGCTCTTAGAGATTGTGCTCTGCGCTCTTGACCGGGACCGGACTCTAGGCGAGGGCCAGTTCCGCCGCGCCAAAAAGGCCCTGATTGATCTGGCTATTGCAATGCTTGACGATAAGGACGGCGGCGCCAACAGCAACACTACTGTGGCCCACCGTAACAGGTCCTTTGGGCGGAGCAGCACAACTACTCCGGCCAAGGACTACCGCTCGGTGGGCCACTTCCGATCGCTGTCGTGGAGCGTCTCGCGGTCGTGGTCGGCCGCGAGGCAGCTGCAGGCGATCGGGAGCAACCTGTACGCGCCGCGGCCCAACGAAATCGCCGCAACCAACGGGCTGGCGACGGCGGTGTTCACCGTCAACTCGGTGCTGCTGTTCGTAATGTGGGCGCTGGTGGCGGCGATTCCGTGCCAGGACCGCGGCCTGCAGGTACACTTTACGATTCCGAGGACGTTCGGGTGGGCGGCGCCGCTGCTTTCGCTGCACGAGAGGATAATGGAGGAATCGAAGCGGCGGGACCGGAGGAACGCATGTGCTTTGTTGAAGGAGATTCATGAGATCGAGAAATGCTCCCGGGTCATCAGCGAGTTGGCCGATTCTGTTCAGTTTCCGTTGAGTGAAGACAAAGAAGGGGAGGTCAGGCAGAGAGTTCAGGAGCTTTCGGAGCTTTGCGAGGGATTGAAGGAGGGTTTGGACCCTCTGGAAAGGCAGGTCAGGGAGGTCTTCCATGGCATTGTGAGGAGCAGGACAGAAGGGATGGATTCTTTAGGAAAGAGCAATGAATGA